A section of the Thermodesulfobacteriota bacterium genome encodes:
- a CDS encoding BON domain-containing protein, whose translation MQRAIEDQLYWSPFVDADAVQVSVEEGVATLTGRVGSLAEASAAVDNAHEGGAVRVKNRLEVVGR comes from the coding sequence GTGCAGCGCGCCATCGAGGACCAGCTCTACTGGAGCCCCTTCGTCGACGCCGACGCGGTGCAGGTCTCCGTGGAGGAGGGGGTGGCGACCCTGACCGGCCGGGTGGGCTCCCTGGCCGAGGCGAGCGCCGCCGTGGACAACGCCCACGAGGGAGGCGCCGTCCGGGTGAAGAACCGGCTGGAGGTGGTTGGCCGGTGA